In Calothrix sp. PCC 7507, one DNA window encodes the following:
- a CDS encoding AAA-associated domain-containing protein encodes MTVKIATEHLITLRGVSKSYRQPNGQQIVILENINLELRPGEIVALLGPSGSGKSTLMRTIAGLIAPSEGEVLYHDTPLVGLNPGVAIVFQSFALYPWLTVLENVELGLKAKGEPPDPRRQKALKMIDVIGLDGFENAYPKELSGGMRQRVGFARALAVEPELLCMDEPFSALDVLTAENLRFELLDLWLERRIPTKAILIVTHGIEEAVILADRIIVLGRNPGRIRADLAVTLPHYRDRKHPSFQALVDQVYTIITNPELETSESTAAVPQQAPPKEPKYQSLPAVRIGSIAGLLELLEDRQEKDLYRVAQELQLEVDEILPIVEAANFMDFVELAQGDISLTPIGQQFINGSIDERKQIVRSQLLNHIRLVQQIYRLLEAKRNQRIPEELVLDILESHFSPEEAQRQLKTAIDWGRYAEIYGYEKPSGQIFLEQAVNVEPLAIG; translated from the coding sequence GTGACCGTCAAAATAGCAACTGAACACCTGATTACTTTACGAGGTGTCAGTAAATCTTATCGGCAACCCAACGGTCAGCAAATTGTCATCCTGGAAAATATCAATCTAGAATTGCGTCCGGGGGAAATAGTTGCTTTACTGGGTCCTTCAGGTTCAGGGAAATCTACCTTAATGCGGACGATCGCTGGGTTAATTGCTCCCAGTGAGGGTGAGGTACTATACCATGACACTCCCCTAGTTGGTTTAAATCCTGGAGTCGCGATCGTTTTTCAAAGTTTCGCTCTCTATCCTTGGTTAACGGTTCTGGAGAATGTGGAACTGGGTTTGAAGGCTAAAGGCGAACCCCCAGATCCTAGGCGACAAAAGGCGCTGAAGATGATTGATGTCATTGGTTTGGATGGGTTTGAAAATGCTTATCCTAAAGAACTTTCTGGGGGAATGCGTCAGCGAGTCGGATTTGCTAGAGCCTTAGCGGTGGAACCGGAACTGTTGTGTATGGATGAGCCATTCTCAGCTTTGGATGTGTTGACGGCGGAAAACTTGCGTTTTGAATTGTTGGATTTGTGGCTAGAGCGCCGCATCCCGACTAAGGCCATTCTCATTGTCACCCACGGTATTGAAGAGGCAGTGATTCTGGCAGATCGGATTATTGTTTTAGGGCGTAATCCGGGCAGAATCAGAGCCGACTTAGCTGTGACGTTACCTCATTATCGCGATCGCAAACATCCCAGTTTTCAAGCTCTGGTTGACCAAGTTTACACCATCATCACCAATCCAGAACTAGAAACATCTGAATCAACCGCCGCTGTACCTCAACAAGCGCCGCCAAAAGAGCCGAAATATCAGTCTTTACCAGCAGTGCGGATTGGCTCTATTGCTGGTCTTTTAGAGCTTTTAGAGGATCGTCAAGAAAAAGACCTCTACCGTGTAGCACAAGAACTGCAACTAGAAGTAGATGAAATTCTGCCGATTGTAGAAGCTGCAAACTTCATGGATTTTGTGGAACTGGCACAGGGGGATATTAGCTTGACCCCAATCGGGCAGCAATTTATCAACGGTAGCATTGATGAGCGTAAACAAATTGTGCGATCGCAGCTACTAAATCACATCCGCTTAGTACAGCAGATTTATCGTCTCCTAGAAGCAAAACGCAATCAACGCATACCCGAAGAACTAGTATTAGACATCCTTGAAAGTCACTTTAGTCCAGAAGAAGCCCAGCGCCAATTAAAAACTGCGATCGATTGGGGTCGTTATGCCGAGATTTATGGCTACGAAAAGCCATCAGGACAAATATTTTTAGAACAAGCTGTCAACGTTGAACCATTAGCAATTGGCTAG